A stretch of the Thiocystis violascens DSM 198 genome encodes the following:
- the bamB gene encoding outer membrane protein assembly factor BamB: MGFQCRSTLTRLGVVLLAALLAGCGSIPWFGKDKDPTPPTKLSSFVQEVGVNTLWSARPTRGSEGRRLYLVPALAASHLYVADARGRVVSIAADTGRILWERETGLTFSGGPDIEGDRMALGTSQGELLVLSTQDGREQWRTPLGSEVLSVPRFTGDGKIVVHTLDDTLYGLDAATGKELWRIAYPAPVLTLRGSSTPAIAPSGIIVGLSGGKLVKLDPQDGAPLWEVIVSRPSGRSELARIADIDADPVLIGNTLYVGSYNGDLAAVDATTGEVLWRRELSAHAGLAAEGTGLFVTDSQDRIWAADLDSGAGRWKQENLLYRQLTAPAPIGNLLAVGDLEGYLHLLNQSDGRLVGRTRISKKGGIAARPLVSGGRLYVYAKDGTLAALTVGAASASKGGDADATQTAVSVDKSATPSAETP, encoded by the coding sequence ATGGGATTCCAATGCAGATCGACGCTCACGCGTCTAGGGGTGGTTCTCTTGGCCGCGTTGCTGGCGGGATGCGGATCCATCCCCTGGTTTGGCAAGGATAAGGATCCGACGCCACCGACCAAACTCTCCAGCTTTGTCCAGGAGGTTGGGGTCAACACGCTCTGGTCGGCACGACCCACGCGGGGTAGCGAAGGCCGGCGTCTCTATCTCGTGCCCGCGCTCGCGGCCAGCCATCTTTATGTCGCCGATGCGCGCGGCCGCGTGGTGTCGATCGCGGCGGATACGGGGCGTATTCTGTGGGAACGCGAGACTGGTCTGACGTTCAGCGGCGGCCCGGATATCGAAGGCGACCGCATGGCGCTCGGCACCAGCCAGGGCGAATTGCTCGTCCTGTCCACGCAGGACGGTCGCGAGCAATGGCGTACCCCTCTCGGCAGCGAAGTCCTGTCGGTGCCGCGTTTCACCGGCGACGGCAAAATCGTCGTTCACACGCTGGACGACACCCTCTATGGCCTCGATGCCGCCACCGGCAAGGAACTGTGGCGGATCGCCTATCCCGCGCCGGTCCTGACCCTGCGCGGCAGCAGTACTCCGGCCATTGCGCCGAGCGGGATCATTGTCGGTCTGTCCGGCGGCAAACTGGTCAAACTTGACCCACAGGATGGGGCTCCGTTGTGGGAGGTCATCGTGTCGCGTCCGAGCGGTCGCTCGGAACTCGCGCGCATCGCCGATATCGACGCCGATCCCGTCCTGATTGGTAACACCCTTTACGTCGGTTCCTATAACGGCGACCTGGCCGCCGTCGACGCCACGACCGGCGAAGTCCTCTGGCGTCGCGAACTGTCGGCTCACGCCGGACTCGCCGCCGAAGGAACCGGGCTCTTCGTCACGGATTCGCAGGACCGCATCTGGGCGGCCGACCTGGACTCCGGCGCGGGGCGCTGGAAACAGGAAAACCTGCTCTATCGTCAACTCACCGCCCCGGCGCCGATCGGCAATCTGCTCGCGGTCGGCGATCTGGAAGGCTATCTGCATCTGCTCAACCAATCCGACGGGCGTCTGGTTGGACGGACCCGGATCAGCAAAAAGGGCGGGATCGCGGCCCGCCCGCTGGTGTCTGGCGGACGTCTCTACGTCTATGCGAAAGACGGCACGCTCGCCGCCTTGACCGTCGGCGCGGCGTCCGCGTCCAAGGGGGGCGATGCCGACGCAACCCAAACCGCCGTGTCCGTCGACAAGTCGGCCACACCCTCCGCCGAAACGCCATGA
- a CDS encoding YfgM family protein, with protein sequence MSYETDEEKVEAIKKWWKQNGLSVIAGAAIGLGSIYAWRFWTDHRQHVAGQASSAFEQLLSNAAMSQPEAVAKQAELLKDEFGSTPYAGLSELVAARALYQAGDTAAAMRALREAIAKAPDPAIARIAALRLARVQVAEGQLDEADATLSAHDNSPAFAGEFAALRGDLAAARGDAAAARAAYEQAIEKGSGLSQLIRLKLDNLPAG encoded by the coding sequence GTGAGTTACGAAACCGACGAGGAAAAAGTCGAGGCCATCAAGAAGTGGTGGAAGCAAAACGGCCTGTCCGTGATCGCCGGCGCCGCGATCGGCCTCGGATCCATCTATGCCTGGCGTTTCTGGACCGATCATCGGCAGCATGTCGCCGGTCAGGCGTCCTCTGCCTTCGAACAGTTGCTCTCCAACGCCGCCATGAGTCAGCCCGAGGCGGTCGCCAAACAGGCGGAGCTGCTGAAAGACGAATTCGGCTCCACGCCCTATGCGGGTTTAAGTGAGCTGGTCGCGGCCAGGGCGCTCTATCAGGCGGGCGATACCGCCGCCGCCATGCGCGCGCTGCGCGAGGCGATTGCCAAGGCGCCGGATCCGGCCATCGCCCGTATCGCGGCCCTGCGGCTGGCGCGCGTCCAGGTTGCCGAAGGTCAGTTGGACGAGGCTGACGCGACCCTGTCCGCCCACGATAACAGCCCCGCCTTCGCCGGAGAGTTTGCCGCTCTCCGAGGCGATCTCGCCGCCGCGCGTGGCGATGCGGCGGCCGCGCGTGCGGCTTACGAGCAGGCGATCGAGAAAGGCAGCGGCCTGTCGCAGCTGATTCGACTTAAGCTAGACAACCTCCCCGCCGGTTAG
- the der gene encoding ribosome biogenesis GTPase Der, producing the protein MLPVITLIGRPNVGKSTLFNRLTRTRDALVADFPGLTRDRQYGVGQIGPKPYVIVDTGGIGTAPEGVEALMERQVLRAIDEADHLLFMVDARDGCSPEDIEISQRLRRLGKPITLVVNKSDSTDPTFATADFHRLGLGDPWPVSSTQGNGVRELIDRVFEQLPEAEGSIDGEDTQEGIRVAVVGRPNAGKSTLINRLLGEERLVTFDLPGTTRDSIFIPFERLGRHYTLIDTAGLRRRARVHEAIEKFSVIKTLQAIAAANVIILVIDAHQGIGEQDATLAGHIIESGRALVVAINKWDGLDTDQREQVKSQFQRKLAFLDFAKLHLISALHGSGVGLLLDEVEHAYANATRDLGTPVLTRLLEAAVQEHQPPIVHGRRIKLRYAHQGGRNPPIIVIHGNQTEAVPETYRRYLINRFRKELKLLGTPLRLEFKTGNNPFQGRRNQLTPRQVKQRQRLKEFTTRKR; encoded by the coding sequence ATGCTTCCCGTCATCACCCTGATCGGCCGTCCCAACGTGGGCAAGTCGACCCTGTTCAATCGGCTCACCCGCACCCGTGACGCACTGGTCGCCGATTTTCCGGGACTGACCCGGGATCGGCAGTATGGGGTCGGTCAGATCGGGCCGAAACCCTATGTGATCGTCGACACTGGCGGTATCGGCACCGCGCCCGAGGGCGTCGAGGCGCTGATGGAACGCCAGGTGCTGCGCGCCATCGACGAGGCCGATCACCTGCTGTTCATGGTGGACGCGCGCGACGGCTGTTCCCCCGAAGACATCGAGATCAGCCAGCGTTTGCGCCGGCTGGGAAAGCCCATCACGCTGGTCGTCAACAAAAGCGATTCCACCGATCCCACCTTCGCCACCGCCGATTTTCATCGGCTCGGGCTTGGCGACCCATGGCCCGTTTCGTCCACTCAGGGCAATGGTGTCCGCGAGCTGATCGATCGGGTCTTCGAGCAACTGCCCGAGGCGGAGGGCTCGATCGATGGCGAAGACACTCAGGAAGGTATTCGGGTCGCGGTCGTCGGCCGTCCGAATGCCGGCAAATCGACCCTCATCAACCGCTTGCTTGGCGAGGAACGTCTGGTCACCTTTGACTTACCAGGCACCACCCGCGACAGCATCTTCATCCCCTTTGAACGGCTGGGCCGCCATTACACCCTGATCGACACCGCCGGACTGCGCCGCCGGGCACGGGTCCATGAGGCGATCGAGAAATTCAGCGTCATCAAGACGCTCCAGGCGATCGCGGCGGCGAACGTCATCATTCTCGTGATCGATGCCCATCAGGGCATCGGCGAACAGGACGCCACGCTCGCCGGTCACATCATCGAAAGCGGCCGGGCGCTGGTGGTCGCCATCAACAAATGGGACGGACTGGACACCGACCAGCGCGAGCAGGTCAAAAGTCAGTTTCAACGCAAGCTCGCCTTTCTGGATTTCGCCAAACTGCATCTGATCTCGGCGCTGCACGGCAGCGGCGTCGGGCTTCTGCTCGACGAAGTGGAGCATGCCTACGCCAACGCCACCCGCGATCTCGGGACGCCGGTGCTGACACGCCTACTGGAAGCGGCGGTGCAGGAGCATCAGCCGCCGATCGTGCACGGGCGTCGGATCAAGCTGCGCTACGCCCATCAGGGCGGACGCAATCCGCCGATCATCGTCATCCACGGCAATCAGACCGAGGCGGTTCCCGAGACCTACCGGCGTTATCTGATCAATCGTTTCCGCAAGGAACTCAAGCTGCTCGGCACCCCGCTGCGGCTGGAGTTCAAGACCGGCAACAATCCCTTCCAGGGCCGGCGCAATCAGCTCACCCCGCGCCAGGTCAAGCAGCGGCAGCGGCTCAAGGAGTTCACCACCCGCAAGCGGTGA
- a CDS encoding bifunctional tRNA (adenosine(37)-C2)-methyltransferase TrmG/ribosomal RNA large subunit methyltransferase RlmN, translating into MTTAGTKPNLLNLNLADCEALVVGLGVKAFHGRNLFKWVHKHGVVEFDAMTDLSRSLRETLRETVEIRLPRIVEAHPSEDGTIKWIMELHDGQRIETVFIPEGRRSTICVSSQVGCALECAFCATARQGFNRNLAVSEIIGQVWHAARQLDKPPTNVVMMGMGEPLANFESVVKAMDIMQDDLAYMLAKQRVTLSTSGIVPNIYRLREVSDVSLAVSLHAPNDALRDQLVPINRKYPLAELLPACKAYIGQDKRRKVTWEYVMLDGINDSLAHAKQLIRLLEGIPSKLNLIPFNPFAGSDFGTSPPERIEAFRLRLTRAGIFAMTRKTRGDEIAAACGQLVGRVEDRTRRLGRVVVEAGPRVATG; encoded by the coding sequence ATGACGACCGCCGGAACCAAGCCCAACCTGCTGAATCTGAACCTCGCCGACTGCGAGGCGCTGGTCGTCGGGCTGGGCGTCAAGGCGTTTCATGGACGCAATCTGTTCAAGTGGGTTCACAAGCATGGCGTCGTCGAGTTCGACGCCATGACCGATCTTTCCCGGTCGTTGCGCGAAACCCTGCGCGAGACCGTGGAGATCCGTTTGCCGCGCATCGTCGAGGCCCATCCCTCCGAAGACGGCACCATCAAATGGATCATGGAACTTCATGACGGACAGCGCATCGAGACCGTCTTCATCCCCGAAGGACGGCGCAGCACCATCTGCGTCTCCTCGCAAGTGGGTTGTGCGCTGGAGTGCGCCTTCTGCGCGACGGCCCGGCAGGGCTTCAATCGCAACCTGGCCGTGAGCGAGATCATCGGTCAGGTCTGGCATGCCGCGCGCCAGCTCGACAAACCGCCGACCAACGTGGTGATGATGGGCATGGGCGAGCCGCTCGCCAATTTCGAGTCCGTGGTCAAGGCCATGGACATCATGCAGGACGATCTCGCCTATATGCTGGCCAAGCAGCGGGTGACGCTGAGCACCTCCGGCATCGTGCCGAACATCTATCGGCTGCGCGAGGTCAGCGACGTCTCGCTGGCCGTCTCGCTGCATGCGCCGAACGACGCGCTGCGCGATCAGTTGGTTCCGATCAACCGCAAATACCCGCTGGCCGAACTGCTGCCCGCGTGCAAAGCCTATATTGGTCAGGACAAGCGCCGCAAAGTCACCTGGGAGTACGTCATGCTCGACGGCATCAATGACAGTCTCGCGCACGCCAAGCAACTGATTCGTCTGCTCGAAGGCATTCCGTCCAAGCTCAATCTGATACCCTTCAATCCCTTCGCCGGGAGCGACTTCGGCACCTCGCCCCCCGAGCGCATCGAGGCGTTCCGCCTGCGGCTCACGCGCGCGGGGATCTTTGCGATGACGCGCAAGACGCGCGGCGACGAGATCGCCGCCGCCTGCGGGCAGTTGGTCGGTCGGGTGGAAGACCGCACGCGTCGGCTCGGTCGGGTGGTGGTCGAGGCCGGCCCCAGGGTGGCGACCGGATGA
- the pilW gene encoding type IV pilus biogenesis/stability protein PilW: MNRHPLQSVMIVGLCLLLAGCGGKKTIQQNDESLGLDPEDSPAELYVRMAEEYYNRGQTEVAFRRAQQAIEADAKYPRAHVWVAFLYEEIGQAERARQHYEKALKLSPNNSDVRYAYGSYECRQKRYAEADEQFKKALANPLYATPWIAMTNAGNCAASAGNASKAKEYYRAAIAANPNFGPALARLAELEYKGGDAKTAKGYLDRYFEPNTVRTPATAYHALLVGAQVERQLGNRKRAAYFDQMLKTNFPQAPKTREF; the protein is encoded by the coding sequence ATGAACCGTCACCCGCTTCAATCCGTCATGATCGTCGGGCTCTGCCTCCTGCTGGCCGGTTGCGGCGGCAAGAAAACCATCCAGCAAAACGACGAGTCGCTCGGATTGGATCCCGAGGACAGCCCTGCCGAGCTTTACGTCCGCATGGCCGAGGAATACTACAACCGCGGTCAGACCGAGGTCGCCTTTCGGCGCGCCCAGCAGGCTATCGAGGCCGACGCGAAATATCCGCGCGCCCACGTCTGGGTGGCGTTTCTCTACGAGGAAATCGGGCAGGCCGAGCGTGCCCGGCAGCACTATGAAAAGGCGTTGAAGCTCTCGCCCAATAATTCGGATGTCCGTTATGCCTACGGTTCCTACGAGTGCCGTCAGAAGCGTTACGCGGAGGCCGATGAACAATTTAAAAAAGCGCTGGCGAACCCGCTCTACGCGACCCCCTGGATCGCCATGACCAACGCTGGCAACTGTGCCGCTAGCGCGGGCAATGCCAGCAAGGCCAAGGAGTATTATCGCGCGGCCATCGCCGCGAATCCGAATTTCGGTCCCGCGCTGGCCAGGCTGGCCGAGCTCGAGTACAAAGGCGGCGACGCGAAGACCGCGAAGGGCTATCTGGATCGGTATTTCGAGCCGAACACGGTGCGCACGCCGGCAACGGCCTATCACGCGCTCTTGGTCGGAGCACAGGTCGAGCGTCAACTCGGCAACCGCAAGCGCGCTGCGTATTTCGATCAGATGCTGAAAACCAATTTCCCTCAAGCGCCCAAAACCCGAGAGTTCTAG
- the ndk gene encoding nucleoside-diphosphate kinase, with protein MATERTLSIIKPNAVAKDAIGAILSRFEAAGLKIVAARMLHLSREQASAFYAIHQGKPFFEELVGFMTSGPVMVQVLEGEDAVAKNRDIMGATNPANAAPGTIRADFADSFTENAAHGSDAPETAEVEIAFFFPEGVCPRTR; from the coding sequence ATGGCCACAGAGCGCACCCTTTCCATTATCAAACCCAATGCCGTCGCCAAGGACGCCATTGGCGCCATCCTGAGCCGCTTCGAGGCCGCCGGTCTGAAGATCGTCGCCGCGCGCATGCTGCACCTGAGCCGCGAACAGGCCTCCGCCTTTTATGCCATTCATCAGGGCAAGCCGTTCTTCGAGGAACTGGTTGGTTTCATGACCTCCGGCCCGGTCATGGTCCAGGTGCTGGAAGGCGAGGACGCCGTCGCCAAGAACCGCGACATCATGGGCGCCACCAATCCGGCCAATGCCGCGCCCGGCACCATCCGCGCGGATTTCGCCGACTCCTTCACCGAAAACGCCGCGCATGGCTCGGATGCCCCGGAGACGGCGGAAGTCGAAATTGCCTTCTTCTTCCCGGAAGGCGTTTGCCCACGCACCCGCTAA
- the hisS gene encoding histidine--tRNA ligase has protein sequence MTKHIQAIRGMHDILPERIAIWHRIEDTARQVLSGYGYAEIRTPLVEVTDLFKRSIGEVTDIVEKEMYSFEDRNGDSLSLRPEGTASCVRAAIEHGLLVQPQRLWYRGPMFRYERPQRGRYRQFHQIGVEVFGLDGPDIDLEMILLTARLWRTLGLNGFRLEINSLGDPDERLAYREQLVAYLGAHADQLDADSCKRLHTNPLRVLDSKNPQTQKIVAAAPSLMDHLGEATRGHFERIRHGLDEAGVDYLVNPRLVRGLDYYNRTVFEWITDDLGAQGTVCAGGRYDGLVEQLGGRSTPAVGFAMGLERLVELLELAGHAAEPPVDAYLVAVGERAQQVAPMLAERLRDAVPALRLMTHCGGGSFKSQFKKADKSGARYALVLGEVELERDVFGVKPLREEGEQRELGFDELAAFLG, from the coding sequence ATGACTAAACACATCCAAGCCATCCGGGGGATGCATGACATCCTGCCCGAACGCATCGCGATCTGGCATCGGATCGAGGACACGGCGCGCCAGGTGCTCTCCGGTTACGGCTACGCGGAGATCCGCACCCCGCTGGTCGAGGTGACGGACCTGTTCAAGCGCTCCATCGGCGAGGTGACCGATATCGTCGAAAAGGAGATGTACAGCTTCGAGGATCGCAACGGCGACAGCCTGAGTCTGCGCCCGGAGGGGACGGCAAGCTGCGTGCGCGCGGCCATCGAGCACGGTTTGCTGGTCCAGCCCCAGCGGCTCTGGTATCGCGGCCCCATGTTCCGCTACGAGCGTCCGCAGCGCGGGCGCTATCGGCAGTTCCATCAGATCGGGGTCGAGGTCTTCGGTCTGGACGGCCCCGACATCGACCTGGAAATGATCCTGCTGACGGCGCGTCTGTGGCGCACCCTCGGTCTCAATGGATTTCGGCTGGAGATCAATTCGCTCGGCGATCCGGACGAACGTCTGGCCTATCGCGAGCAATTGGTCGCCTATCTCGGCGCCCATGCCGATCAGCTCGACGCGGACAGTTGCAAGCGGCTGCACACCAACCCGCTGCGCGTTCTGGATTCCAAAAACCCCCAGACCCAGAAGATCGTCGCCGCCGCGCCCTCGCTGATGGACCATCTGGGCGAGGCGACCCGCGGCCATTTCGAGCGGATCCGCCACGGGCTCGACGAGGCCGGTGTCGACTATCTGGTGAACCCGCGTCTGGTGCGCGGACTGGATTATTACAATCGCACCGTCTTCGAGTGGATCACCGACGATCTGGGCGCCCAGGGCACCGTCTGCGCGGGCGGTCGCTACGACGGTCTGGTCGAACAGCTCGGCGGTCGGTCCACGCCGGCGGTCGGCTTTGCGATGGGACTGGAGCGTTTGGTGGAGCTTCTGGAGCTCGCCGGACACGCCGCCGAGCCGCCGGTTGATGCCTATCTGGTCGCGGTCGGCGAGCGGGCGCAGCAGGTCGCCCCGATGCTGGCCGAACGGCTCCGCGATGCCGTTCCCGCACTGCGGTTGATGACCCACTGTGGCGGCGGCAGTTTCAAGAGCCAGTTCAAAAAGGCCGATAAAAGCGGTGCGCGTTACGCGCTGGTGCTCGGCGAGGTGGAACTGGAACGCGACGTTTTTGGTGTCAAACCCTTGCGCGAAGAAGGCGAGCAACGCGAACTGGGGTTCGATGAGCTGGCGGCGTTTTTAGGCTAG
- a CDS encoding RodZ domain-containing protein, with protein MNQMTANDSDDRKVVDLVESPGRRLRVQRQSRGIEIERIATQLHLRNDVVEALEQDRYDALPAPVYVAGYLRNYARLIGLDPTSIVNAYYAATPQADHRMTQVVQTQGARRDRQPGNLRGRLIGLAIAGAAIVTLTLWWQNRADQGVGFSSDWLQSLFGQAQSQMAAAEEEQGRDEASPATEFDAPEPGAAEPVLAEQPTTAPADTTESDAPTPIPVSLTTSTPTPLTAPEPVLAQSGGVPGPLRPEAAGVADTAEEPETAVVTPASATEVVLEFTGTSWVSVMGSDGNVVLNGEMREGDRRVLEGQPPYKFVIGNASATRMTLGGNAFDLIGRSRGNVARFTLDPQNPR; from the coding sequence ATGAACCAAATGACAGCCAATGATTCGGACGATCGCAAGGTCGTCGATCTCGTCGAGAGTCCCGGCCGGCGGTTGCGGGTGCAGCGCCAGTCGCGCGGAATCGAGATCGAGCGCATTGCCACGCAACTCCATTTACGCAACGATGTTGTGGAAGCGCTTGAGCAGGATCGCTACGACGCGCTTCCTGCCCCGGTCTATGTCGCCGGATACCTGAGAAATTACGCGCGTTTGATCGGGCTCGACCCGACCTCGATCGTCAACGCTTACTATGCCGCGACTCCGCAGGCCGATCATCGGATGACGCAGGTCGTCCAAACGCAGGGGGCACGTCGCGATCGCCAACCCGGAAACCTTCGGGGGCGTCTGATCGGTTTGGCCATTGCTGGCGCGGCGATCGTCACGTTGACTCTGTGGTGGCAGAATCGCGCCGACCAGGGAGTGGGATTCAGCTCGGATTGGCTGCAATCGCTGTTCGGCCAAGCCCAAAGCCAGATGGCGGCGGCGGAGGAGGAGCAGGGCCGAGACGAGGCGTCCCCGGCCACCGAGTTCGATGCGCCCGAACCAGGCGCCGCGGAGCCGGTCCTCGCCGAGCAGCCGACGACGGCGCCCGCCGATACCACCGAGTCCGACGCACCGACCCCGATTCCGGTCTCGCTGACGACTTCAACGCCAACCCCGCTAACCGCGCCCGAGCCTGTTTTGGCGCAATCTGGTGGCGTGCCAGGGCCGTTGCGGCCAGAGGCTGCGGGAGTCGCTGACACCGCCGAGGAGCCCGAAACCGCTGTCGTCACTCCCGCCAGCGCGACCGAGGTCGTGCTCGAATTCACCGGCACCTCCTGGGTCAGCGTCATGGGCAGCGATGGAAATGTCGTGCTCAACGGGGAGATGCGCGAGGGCGACCGTCGCGTATTGGAAGGCCAGCCGCCCTATAAGTTCGTCATCGGCAACGCCTCGGCAACCCGGATGACGCTCGGCGGAAACGCCTTCGATCTCATCGGCCGTTCGCGTGGCAACGTGGCGCGCTTTACGCTGGATCCACAGAACCCGCGATGA
- a CDS encoding PhoX family protein, which yields MNQSFNKTLCSLPALLLALGCTQTSADLGSLEFSEVTVPVTQDEKREIRASDSVVIQGTTHDIGYRDLVRTNQRLPLLGGEKGQFETFGLLKDMDGQPLRQEDGSPWICTNGSGPDHTSLLKYGSDLFAVTQLECSVGGAYVTKLAQDKSGNLSAVATRSVDFSDEFGTYVNCAGMTTPWGTHLGSEEYEPPMAIMNLRAENRAWFDDPTWHDAHIQGIADYNKVENTAANAAYLGYYFGWTPEIKVTSGDGAHTVTKHYAMGRFAHELAYVMPDNRTVYLSDDGPNVGLFMFVADRPRNLSAGTLYAARWEQTSGEGPGSADIEWISLGHATNDEIRAALENKTTFADLFERAEPLDAAAGTCPDGFTSTNTYDEGLLCTRLKNGKNKLASRLETRLYAAHLGATTEFRKEEGLTYNPDDKVLYVAMSELRYGMMDGDDRDIGGPNHIRLDTVNKCGAVYGMDVKRRVKDSRGKLIDSDYVAHNMYGVVVGTPKDYTGTELSENTCDVDGIASPDNVTYLPKYKSLVIGEDTSGHQNDAVWSYDLHTSELTRIATTPFGAETTSPFWHTNINGFGYLTLVTQHPYGESDADQAASPDDKESHIGYIGPFPRLDQ from the coding sequence ATGAATCAGTCGTTCAACAAAACCCTGTGCAGCCTGCCTGCCTTACTGCTGGCGCTCGGCTGCACACAGACATCCGCGGATCTGGGAAGTCTGGAGTTTTCCGAAGTCACGGTTCCAGTGACGCAGGATGAAAAACGCGAGATTCGCGCATCCGATTCCGTCGTCATCCAGGGTACGACTCATGACATCGGATATCGGGATCTGGTGCGGACCAATCAGCGCCTGCCGCTGCTCGGCGGCGAGAAGGGCCAGTTCGAGACCTTCGGCCTGCTGAAAGACATGGATGGCCAGCCGCTCCGGCAAGAAGACGGCAGCCCCTGGATCTGCACCAATGGCTCGGGACCGGATCACACCTCGCTGCTGAAATACGGCTCGGATCTGTTTGCCGTGACCCAGTTGGAATGCAGCGTGGGCGGCGCCTATGTCACCAAGCTAGCGCAGGATAAGAGCGGCAATCTGTCCGCCGTTGCCACGCGCTCGGTGGATTTTTCGGATGAATTCGGAACCTATGTCAATTGCGCCGGCATGACCACGCCCTGGGGCACGCACCTGGGTTCCGAGGAATACGAACCGCCCATGGCGATCATGAACCTGCGGGCCGAAAACCGCGCCTGGTTCGACGATCCGACCTGGCACGATGCGCATATCCAGGGCATCGCGGACTACAACAAGGTCGAGAACACCGCCGCCAACGCCGCCTATCTGGGGTATTACTTTGGCTGGACGCCCGAGATCAAGGTGACTTCCGGCGATGGCGCGCACACCGTGACCAAGCATTACGCCATGGGTCGCTTCGCGCATGAACTGGCCTATGTCATGCCCGACAACCGTACTGTCTACCTCTCCGACGACGGTCCCAATGTCGGTCTGTTCATGTTCGTCGCCGATCGTCCGCGGAATCTGAGCGCTGGCACCCTCTATGCCGCGCGCTGGGAGCAGACCTCCGGAGAAGGCCCGGGCAGCGCCGATATCGAGTGGATCAGTCTTGGGCACGCCACCAATGACGAAATCCGCGCCGCTCTCGAAAACAAAACGACCTTCGCCGATCTTTTCGAGCGCGCCGAACCGCTCGATGCGGCAGCGGGAACCTGCCCAGACGGCTTTACCAGCACCAATACCTACGATGAAGGCCTGCTCTGCACCCGCCTGAAAAACGGCAAGAACAAGCTGGCATCGCGTCTGGAGACCCGTCTCTATGCCGCGCACCTGGGGGCGACCACCGAGTTCCGCAAGGAAGAAGGCCTGACCTACAACCCGGACGACAAGGTGCTCTACGTCGCTATGAGCGAGCTACGTTACGGCATGATGGATGGCGATGACCGGGACATCGGCGGCCCCAACCACATTCGGCTGGATACGGTGAACAAGTGCGGCGCGGTCTATGGCATGGATGTCAAGCGGCGGGTCAAGGACAGCCGTGGCAAGCTGATCGACAGCGATTATGTCGCCCACAATATGTATGGCGTCGTGGTGGGAACGCCGAAGGATTACACCGGCACCGAACTGTCCGAAAACACCTGCGATGTCGACGGGATCGCCTCCCCGGACAATGTGACTTACCTTCCCAAATACAAATCGCTGGTCATCGGCGAAGACACCAGCGGCCACCAAAACGATGCCGTCTGGAGCTACGACCTCCATACCAGCGAACTGACCCGCATCGCCACCACGCCCTTTGGCGCGGAGACCACGTCGCCGTTCTGGCATACCAATATCAATGGCTTCGGCTACCTGACGCTGGTGACCCAGCACCCTTACGGCGAATCGGATGCCGATCAGGCCGCGAGTCCGGATGACAAGGAGTCGCACATCGGCTACATCGGACCCTTCCCGCGCCTCGACCAATAG